The Echinicola rosea genome has a segment encoding these proteins:
- a CDS encoding alkaline phosphatase D family protein: MKRRHAVKAIALSSVAPHVLLAGGAMTKAKERPIALAKNKSHESPWHLWPNMKWIGPGYWGNRLQDWEIRDGQATCVVHGKNRTLYTLSHELGDQEDRFEVVVTMDWFGKGESAKPSAYAGFRIGAKGKMDDYRSAVVFGKGLDVGVRGDGTLFIGDSEGDQEVSSVSLNRPLRLKLEAEPNAGLYDFKLTALSEEDVLAVHQVGGIAPKVVSGGLALVAHFPDEPKQELENPSVAFSHWELKGGKVLQFDDREFGPICFAQYTLHDKVLKLNAQLAPVEDVSGHKIWLKVRKDGKWKTIQEGTVDPMGRVVPFRVENWEASEAVSYQVHLELPLLEEVKVFTYEGTIAKEPVGESQVKMAVFSCNADYGFPDGEVSDHASMHQPDLAVFLGDQFYEGTGGFGIQTSPIEKASLDYLRKWYMFGWSYSEIFRHIPSAFIPDDHDVYHGNVWGEGGKHAPSDEGWGYVAQDQGGYKMPPEWVNMVQRTQTGHLPDPYDPSPVKQGIGTYYTDWIYGGISFAILEDRKFKSAPQNVLPKEAKVKNGFIQNPDFDIKKHYAIEAELLGKRQLEFLENWTVHWPNSVQMKAVLSQTNFCTVATLPEGSIIDSIVPKLPIPAPGEYVMGDEPTSDMDSNGWPQKGRDEALKIIRKSFALHIAGDQHLASVVHYGVDDFGDAGFAFAGPALNNLFPRRWWPKLTGDHQPIPGKTKNTGDFHDGFGNKMTVHAVANPSQSGREPALIYDRATGYGVVTFDKAARTMEMECWPRYEDPNKNPNGQYEGWPIKINQDDNYARGVYGYLPLLKIEGQPDPVLKLVNEGTGETEYCLRIKGNSFRPKVFDDGKYTAVINEMESGTSKVLKGLTPTNDQEAVRVISFG, translated from the coding sequence ATGAAAAGAAGACATGCTGTAAAAGCGATTGCCTTAAGTTCTGTTGCTCCACATGTTTTATTGGCTGGGGGAGCAATGACCAAGGCGAAGGAGAGACCTATAGCCCTCGCTAAGAATAAAAGCCATGAAAGTCCTTGGCACCTCTGGCCAAACATGAAGTGGATTGGTCCGGGATATTGGGGAAACAGGCTTCAGGACTGGGAGATCAGGGATGGGCAGGCCACCTGTGTGGTTCATGGTAAAAATAGAACCCTGTACACATTGTCCCATGAATTAGGAGATCAAGAAGACCGGTTTGAGGTCGTTGTAACAATGGACTGGTTTGGAAAAGGCGAGAGCGCCAAGCCAAGTGCATATGCTGGTTTTCGCATTGGGGCAAAAGGTAAAATGGATGACTATCGATCAGCTGTGGTATTTGGCAAAGGCCTTGATGTAGGTGTCAGAGGGGATGGGACACTGTTTATTGGCGACAGTGAAGGAGACCAAGAAGTAAGCTCGGTAAGCTTGAATCGACCTTTGAGGCTGAAATTAGAAGCAGAACCCAATGCGGGGCTTTATGATTTTAAGTTGACAGCTCTTTCGGAAGAAGATGTGTTGGCTGTTCATCAGGTTGGGGGCATTGCACCTAAGGTGGTGTCAGGAGGATTGGCATTGGTGGCTCATTTTCCCGACGAGCCCAAACAGGAGCTGGAAAACCCATCGGTGGCCTTTTCCCATTGGGAGCTGAAAGGAGGCAAAGTTTTGCAATTTGATGATCGTGAATTTGGGCCTATTTGCTTTGCCCAATATACCCTTCATGATAAGGTGCTTAAACTGAATGCCCAGCTTGCTCCAGTGGAAGATGTTTCTGGCCATAAGATATGGCTAAAGGTCAGAAAGGATGGAAAGTGGAAAACCATTCAGGAAGGCACAGTGGATCCCATGGGGAGGGTGGTGCCTTTTAGGGTAGAAAATTGGGAGGCATCCGAGGCTGTTTCCTATCAGGTACATCTTGAACTGCCACTTTTAGAGGAGGTTAAGGTCTTTACATACGAGGGGACTATTGCCAAAGAACCTGTAGGTGAGTCCCAAGTGAAAATGGCCGTATTCAGCTGTAATGCAGATTACGGTTTTCCAGATGGGGAGGTAAGTGATCATGCGTCCATGCATCAGCCAGACCTTGCGGTCTTTTTAGGTGATCAGTTTTATGAAGGCACGGGAGGATTTGGGATACAAACTTCCCCCATAGAGAAGGCTTCTTTGGACTATCTCCGAAAATGGTACATGTTTGGCTGGTCGTATTCGGAAATATTCCGCCATATTCCCAGCGCTTTTATCCCTGACGATCATGATGTCTATCATGGGAACGTGTGGGGTGAAGGAGGAAAACACGCTCCATCGGATGAAGGATGGGGGTATGTAGCTCAAGACCAAGGTGGGTATAAAATGCCACCTGAGTGGGTGAATATGGTGCAGCGTACCCAAACAGGGCATTTGCCTGATCCCTATGACCCTAGTCCGGTGAAGCAAGGAATTGGTACCTATTATACCGATTGGATATACGGCGGAATAAGTTTTGCGATTTTGGAAGACAGAAAATTCAAGTCTGCGCCACAAAACGTCCTTCCAAAAGAGGCAAAGGTTAAAAATGGTTTTATACAAAACCCTGATTTTGATATTAAAAAACACTATGCTATTGAAGCAGAATTACTGGGAAAGAGACAGCTGGAATTTCTTGAAAATTGGACTGTCCACTGGCCCAATTCAGTACAGATGAAGGCGGTTTTGTCCCAAACAAATTTCTGTACTGTAGCTACATTGCCTGAAGGCAGTATTATTGACAGTATAGTCCCAAAACTGCCTATTCCGGCGCCGGGAGAGTATGTCATGGGAGACGAGCCTACATCGGACATGGATTCCAACGGATGGCCACAAAAGGGCAGGGATGAAGCTTTGAAAATTATCAGAAAGTCCTTTGCCTTGCACATAGCAGGCGATCAGCATTTGGCCAGCGTCGTGCATTATGGCGTGGATGACTTTGGAGATGCTGGTTTTGCCTTTGCAGGGCCAGCACTCAACAATCTTTTTCCGAGGAGGTGGTGGCCCAAATTGACCGGAGATCATCAGCCCATTCCAGGAAAAACCAAGAATACTGGTGATTTTCATGATGGATTTGGAAATAAAATGACCGTTCATGCAGTGGCCAACCCTTCCCAAAGTGGAAGAGAGCCTGCTCTTATTTATGATAGGGCGACTGGATATGGGGTAGTGACATTTGACAAGGCTGCAAGAACCATGGAGATGGAATGTTGGCCCCGGTATGAGGATCCAAATAAAAATCCAAATGGCCAATATGAGGGTTGGCCAATTAAAATTAATCAAGATGATAATTATGCTAGGGGAGTTTATGGGTACCTTCCATTACTGAAAATAGAAGGCCAGCCAGACCCTGTTTTAAAACTGGTCAATGAAGGTACCGGTGAGACGGAATACTGTTTAAGAATTAAAGGAAATAGTTTCAGGCCAAAGGTATTTGACGATGGAAAATACACCGCAGTGATCAATGAAATGGAATCAGGTACGTCGAAAGTGCTGAAAGGATTGACACCAACCAATGATCAAGAAGCGGTCAGGGTGATTTCCTTTGGATGA
- a CDS encoding FecR family protein: MHKNLVNIDFSILWKKVHDSLSEEEEEQFKAWIEENADHQAYFQHLANFYKNGSQFKVEDGTGKKSWLEFSGKLHPSKKRKWRIGSYAASIAAGFALLLVLTAILKPSLYINDPKENKEAIIGPGTDKAILLMDDGTSYDLSSMTSLDLEDGGAQITSQGKSLQYKMDESADVEVKYNTLLVPRGAVFTLSLVDGTQVWLNSGSTLRYPTAFTGQERKVELSGEAYFEVTKNPDNPFRVIADQQIVEVLGTAFNISSYKEEPSVLTTLVEGKVNVFVQDKPLQKQVLTPSEQSMWVKGEKRIEKRTVDVREYIAWKDGWFYFKEKPLGEIMESLARWYDVEVKFENQKTKELPFTGRIRKHEDLKEVLVLLEKTRDVQIEIERRTIIIK, from the coding sequence GTGCATAAAAATCTGGTAAATATTGACTTTTCTATTCTTTGGAAGAAGGTGCATGATTCACTGAGCGAAGAGGAAGAAGAACAATTCAAGGCATGGATTGAAGAAAATGCTGATCATCAAGCTTATTTTCAGCATTTGGCCAACTTCTACAAGAACGGGTCTCAGTTTAAGGTTGAAGATGGAACAGGGAAGAAAAGTTGGCTCGAGTTTTCTGGTAAATTACATCCTTCCAAGAAAAGAAAATGGCGCATCGGCAGTTATGCTGCTTCAATCGCCGCAGGTTTTGCCTTGTTGCTGGTATTGACAGCGATACTGAAGCCTTCCTTGTATATTAATGATCCCAAAGAAAATAAGGAGGCCATCATTGGGCCAGGGACCGATAAGGCTATTCTCCTGATGGATGACGGGACCTCTTATGATCTTTCGTCCATGACGTCCCTGGACCTGGAAGATGGAGGGGCTCAGATCACAAGCCAAGGAAAATCCCTTCAATATAAGATGGATGAATCTGCGGATGTTGAAGTAAAATACAATACACTTTTAGTCCCCCGAGGAGCTGTTTTTACCCTTAGCTTGGTGGACGGGACCCAAGTTTGGCTCAACTCAGGTTCTACGCTTAGATATCCTACTGCATTTACTGGCCAAGAAAGAAAGGTGGAATTAAGTGGTGAGGCCTATTTTGAGGTGACCAAAAACCCCGACAACCCTTTTCGAGTAATAGCAGACCAGCAAATAGTAGAAGTGCTAGGGACAGCATTTAACATTTCCTCTTATAAAGAAGAGCCTTCTGTCCTTACCACCTTGGTAGAGGGGAAGGTAAACGTATTTGTTCAGGATAAGCCCCTACAAAAGCAAGTTTTGACGCCTAGTGAGCAAAGCATGTGGGTCAAAGGAGAAAAACGTATCGAAAAAAGGACCGTTGACGTCCGCGAATATATCGCTTGGAAAGATGGGTGGTTTTACTTTAAAGAAAAACCTTTAGGGGAAATCATGGAGTCCCTTGCCCGCTGGTATGATGTGGAAGTGAAGTTTGAAAACCAGAAAACAAAGGAGCTTCCTTTTACGGGGCGGATTAGAAAACACGAAGACCTGAAAGAAGTATTGGTTTTATTGGAAAAAACCCGAGATGTACAAATCGAAATAGAAAGGAGGACCATTATTATAAAATAA
- a CDS encoding RNA polymerase sigma factor, with protein MRIEDKILLREIQKQNKDVFEALFNDYYPSLLRYAEGFVFEGGLCEDIVQNIFVHIWEQAEYLTITTSFKSYLYASVRNRCLNHIRNLKIQDKHHLLYLEASLNDSDVDWEEAEINKKVESAIEALPPRIGEIFRLKYMEEKSVREIAQQLEISENTIKTHLLRAKGKLRKSLRESLNLNLFL; from the coding sequence TTGAGAATAGAGGATAAAATACTATTAAGGGAAATTCAAAAACAAAACAAAGATGTTTTCGAAGCGCTTTTTAATGACTATTACCCGAGTCTGTTGAGGTATGCAGAGGGGTTTGTGTTTGAGGGTGGATTATGCGAGGATATCGTTCAGAATATCTTTGTGCATATTTGGGAACAAGCTGAATATTTAACTATTACTACTTCCTTTAAATCCTACCTCTATGCATCCGTCCGCAACCGCTGCCTAAACCATATTAGAAATCTTAAGATCCAGGACAAGCACCATTTGCTTTATTTGGAGGCAAGTTTAAACGACTCTGATGTAGATTGGGAAGAGGCAGAGATCAACAAAAAAGTCGAAAGTGCCATTGAAGCACTGCCTCCTAGAATTGGTGAGATTTTCCGGCTGAAGTACATGGAAGAGAAGTCCGTACGAGAAATCGCCCAGCAGCTGGAGATTTCCGAAAATACCATCAAAACGCATCTGCTTAGGGCCAAGGGGAAATTGAGGAAATCACTGAGGGAATCCTTGAATTTGAATCTTTTTCTATAA
- a CDS encoding TonB-dependent receptor, whose amino-acid sequence MKLTLILVMVGVMKVSASAYSQNVKLKLDLHQASIEQVFEEIKNQSEFSFLYRSDLIKEIPKVDINLNKASLEKVLDQLLIPYSFVYEIHNKTVIIRKKERTKKDEENLQQKIDLIDVTGTVTDENGQPIPGATVQVQGTTRGSVTDIDGKYSIEVEEGAVLIFSFIGYQQQMVEVGNQTVLNISLSPDMKSLDEVVVVGYGTQKKVNVIGSVSQISSESIENRPVPNATQALAGQMPGVTVIQRSGRPGESSGSIRVRGVGSFGATPDALVIIDGIPGTLDDINPNDIKSVSVLKDASSAAIYGARAANGVILVTTKSGSESKLTVSYNGYVGFNEATELPDLVNSWEYAEMYNIASGSNSYTEEDIEKYRNQSDPDNYPNTRFLDELFSRKGVQTGHTISLNGGGDIHKYFLSAGYLGQQGIIEKNNYNRYNIRLNLESDLAENLTMTTRLFGTYEERNEPQATANKGGELSDQLIQNSLRYPAVYLGQASNGDFGIGPESGGTPVSWLQSASYLKNPESRMGVNIRLAWEPIKGLVLTGIGGYNFTLLEERSYLASQRLNDEVYLAQSYLNQYSNKEVYKTTQFLAEYTKEINNNPLDLLVGYSFENQILSYFNGYRQDFPSNDYTVLGMGGADNQLSGGYDDEWAIQSLFSRVRYNHDEKYLVEATVRYDGSSRFPESNKYALFPSMALGWRLSEENFFQNVNWVSDLKLKASWGVLGNQNIGNYPYQRVLQSGRNYPIGGGIATGAAYSTYKDADIKWESTTTTDVGFEAGFLEGKLTLNATYFNRATTDILFQPSASVSTVLGVSMSETNTGEAKNSGFEFDLGYRNSSGDFEYSFAGNFSLINNEVVTLGLGNVEQPNGFVGNGSNLFIGYPMEMYYGYQSDGVFLNPEDIGDWADQTAVNPNPQEGDIRYMDISGPDGVPDGQVDPTYDRTYLGSRIPKYTFGFSFGLKYKSFDFSALMQGAAGVKGLLNNYAGWAFYNLGNIQRWQMEGRFDPDNPQRYPDYPRLEVITNSGTPNTVLSDFWVMNAAYLRVKNLQLGYTLPEAAVERIGLQNARLYLSGENLLSFNSYRQGWDPEINTSGAYYPVLATYTLGVNIKF is encoded by the coding sequence ATGAAGCTCACCCTGATTCTAGTGATGGTGGGAGTGATGAAAGTCTCGGCAAGTGCCTATTCACAAAATGTGAAACTCAAACTGGATTTACATCAAGCCTCTATAGAGCAAGTGTTTGAAGAAATTAAAAACCAAAGTGAATTTAGTTTCTTATATCGCTCGGATCTGATCAAAGAAATCCCAAAAGTGGACATCAACTTGAATAAAGCAAGTTTGGAAAAGGTATTGGATCAGCTTTTGATCCCTTATTCATTTGTCTATGAAATCCACAATAAGACTGTAATCATTAGAAAAAAAGAAAGAACTAAAAAGGATGAAGAAAATTTACAACAAAAGATAGACTTGATTGACGTCACCGGAACCGTCACTGACGAAAACGGGCAGCCTATTCCAGGTGCCACGGTACAAGTGCAGGGTACCACGCGGGGCAGTGTGACGGATATTGATGGGAAATACAGTATTGAGGTAGAAGAGGGAGCTGTTCTAATATTTAGTTTTATCGGCTATCAACAGCAAATGGTGGAAGTAGGTAATCAGACAGTGCTCAATATCTCTTTGTCACCAGACATGAAATCGTTGGACGAGGTGGTAGTGGTCGGCTATGGTACCCAGAAAAAAGTAAATGTGATTGGATCCGTTTCTCAGATTTCATCCGAGAGCATTGAAAATCGACCTGTACCGAATGCAACCCAAGCCCTAGCAGGGCAGATGCCTGGAGTTACCGTTATCCAGCGCTCCGGTCGTCCCGGCGAAAGTAGTGGATCCATTCGTGTAAGGGGAGTTGGTTCTTTTGGGGCTACTCCGGATGCCCTAGTGATCATCGATGGGATACCTGGCACCTTGGATGATATCAACCCAAATGATATCAAGTCAGTTTCGGTGTTAAAAGACGCCTCCTCTGCAGCTATTTATGGGGCAAGAGCAGCAAATGGTGTTATCCTGGTAACTACAAAAAGTGGTAGCGAAAGTAAATTGACAGTAAGCTATAATGGTTATGTTGGTTTCAATGAAGCTACAGAGCTGCCTGATTTGGTCAACTCGTGGGAGTACGCAGAGATGTACAATATTGCTTCAGGAAGTAACAGTTATACCGAGGAGGATATTGAAAAATACCGAAATCAATCTGACCCAGATAATTATCCCAACACCCGTTTTTTGGATGAATTGTTTTCCAGAAAAGGAGTACAAACCGGTCATACAATTAGCCTGAACGGTGGAGGCGATATACACAAATATTTTTTATCTGCGGGATATCTTGGGCAGCAAGGGATCATTGAAAAGAACAATTATAACCGATATAATATCCGGTTGAATTTGGAAAGTGACCTCGCGGAAAACCTTACAATGACCACCAGGTTGTTTGGTACCTATGAAGAGCGAAATGAACCCCAGGCTACCGCCAATAAAGGAGGAGAACTTTCCGATCAATTGATCCAGAATTCTTTGCGTTATCCGGCGGTGTATTTGGGGCAGGCTTCAAATGGGGATTTTGGCATTGGTCCTGAGAGTGGAGGTACTCCTGTCTCTTGGTTACAGTCAGCCTCTTACCTGAAGAACCCTGAATCAAGAATGGGCGTCAATATTAGGTTAGCCTGGGAGCCGATAAAAGGGCTGGTGCTAACTGGAATCGGAGGTTATAATTTTACCTTGCTTGAGGAACGCTCTTATTTGGCCTCTCAGAGACTCAATGATGAGGTGTACCTTGCCCAATCCTATTTGAATCAGTACAGCAACAAAGAGGTGTATAAAACCACCCAGTTTTTAGCAGAGTATACCAAGGAGATAAATAATAATCCTTTGGACCTTCTGGTGGGCTACTCCTTCGAAAACCAAATCCTTAGTTACTTTAATGGTTACCGTCAGGATTTTCCAAGTAATGACTATACCGTGCTTGGCATGGGAGGTGCAGACAACCAGCTTTCAGGAGGGTATGACGATGAGTGGGCGATACAGTCTTTGTTTTCGAGAGTAAGGTACAATCATGATGAGAAGTACCTGGTCGAAGCTACAGTCCGTTATGATGGCTCTTCAAGATTTCCCGAAAGCAACAAATATGCCCTCTTCCCTTCAATGGCCTTGGGATGGAGGCTTTCGGAAGAGAACTTTTTCCAAAATGTAAACTGGGTATCCGATCTTAAGCTAAAAGCTTCTTGGGGGGTATTGGGCAATCAGAATATTGGCAATTATCCTTACCAAAGAGTGTTGCAGTCAGGGAGGAATTACCCTATTGGGGGTGGCATAGCGACTGGTGCAGCTTATTCCACGTACAAAGACGCAGATATTAAGTGGGAATCCACCACCACTACGGATGTTGGGTTTGAAGCTGGTTTTTTGGAAGGGAAGCTTACCTTAAATGCCACTTATTTCAATAGGGCCACTACTGATATTTTGTTCCAGCCTTCCGCCAGTGTGTCTACGGTCTTGGGGGTCAGTATGAGCGAAACCAATACCGGTGAAGCCAAAAACTCAGGATTCGAATTTGATTTGGGATACCGAAATAGCAGCGGAGATTTTGAGTATTCTTTTGCAGGAAATTTTTCCTTGATCAATAACGAAGTAGTAACCCTTGGATTAGGTAATGTGGAGCAACCGAACGGATTTGTAGGGAATGGTTCCAATCTGTTTATTGGATACCCCATGGAAATGTATTATGGCTATCAATCAGACGGGGTTTTTCTTAACCCAGAGGACATAGGTGATTGGGCGGATCAGACTGCAGTCAATCCTAATCCTCAAGAAGGGGATATTCGGTATATGGACATCAGTGGTCCGGATGGAGTGCCAGACGGGCAAGTAGATCCTACATATGACCGAACCTATTTAGGAAGCCGTATACCAAAATACACCTTTGGATTTAGTTTTGGCCTAAAATACAAAAGCTTTGATTTCTCTGCTTTGATGCAAGGTGCGGCGGGAGTAAAAGGACTGTTGAATAACTATGCAGGATGGGCCTTTTATAACTTAGGTAATATCCAAAGATGGCAGATGGAAGGACGGTTTGATCCGGACAATCCTCAGCGTTACCCCGATTATCCACGACTGGAGGTCATCACGAATAGTGGCACACCCAATACGGTGCTTTCAGATTTTTGGGTAATGAATGCGGCTTACCTCAGAGTGAAAAACCTACAGCTTGGCTATACCCTTCCCGAGGCGGCTGTTGAGAGAATAGGGCTTCAAAATGCGCGACTGTATTTGAGTGGAGAAAATCTTCTCTCCTTTAACTCCTACAGGCAGGGATGGGATCCGGAAATCAATACTTCCGGTGCATACTATCCTGTCTTGGCAACTTATACTTTAGGTGTAAATATTAAATTCTAA
- a CDS encoding RagB/SusD family nutrient uptake outer membrane protein, with protein sequence MTFTKIILDNIRHSFTSPVVLSIVLLLTISCEDKLSQYPSDAFAQENFWKTESDALIALTGMYRGSIEFGTQVVPSDWWTYCGIVFLELATDNAYDRRGDNSTINRLTNGTLLPNNNVINGYWEGSYKRIAICNDFLENIGGVNMSTEKIQRMTAEARFLRATQYFYMSQFWGSVPLVTETLTPEEANNVMKEEKSVIVKFVMDELSAAVQDLPAYGELQSSEIGRASKQAALAFLGRMYLSEEMFTEASEVYKQIIDLGDNEIDPDYQSLFNPNGENSTENIFSSQFTPGQAPNALPQHSYPAIAGGWHFVNPLGSLTDAYGFDDGSPLSYEDPRFNYDNMGENRDPRFRYNFLWNNSTFGSNVYNCHPDAVSSVDQLTYSKQATRSGYGLRKFFDESFSGNLRNDYGGNIPIIRYAEVLLSYLEAELEAGNPITQELLDLTINAVRGRASVGLPPIEETNAEALRPILRNERRIELAFEGIRLWDIFRWEIGGEVLVGDFWGAPFPDSEKYATTSKKLDPAYRWYVTSKNFRPGVDDQWPVPETEVNINPNLGQ encoded by the coding sequence ATGACATTTACCAAAATAATACTTGATAATATAAGACATAGTTTTACATCTCCGGTGGTTTTGAGCATTGTTCTGCTCTTGACCATTTCCTGTGAGGATAAACTTTCCCAATACCCATCAGACGCTTTTGCCCAAGAGAACTTTTGGAAAACCGAATCGGACGCTCTGATTGCTTTGACCGGTATGTACCGTGGATCCATTGAGTTTGGTACACAAGTCGTACCCAGTGATTGGTGGACATATTGTGGGATCGTGTTTTTGGAGTTGGCTACTGATAATGCTTATGATCGTCGAGGAGATAATTCGACTATAAACAGATTGACCAACGGTACCTTGCTGCCCAATAATAATGTCATTAATGGGTATTGGGAAGGATCCTATAAAAGAATTGCGATATGTAACGATTTTCTGGAAAATATAGGGGGCGTAAATATGTCCACAGAGAAAATCCAACGCATGACTGCCGAGGCCAGGTTTTTACGGGCAACCCAATATTTTTACATGTCTCAGTTTTGGGGATCGGTGCCTTTGGTGACGGAGACCTTGACACCAGAGGAAGCCAATAATGTAATGAAAGAGGAGAAGTCGGTTATTGTGAAATTTGTCATGGATGAACTTTCCGCAGCGGTTCAAGACCTGCCAGCCTATGGGGAGCTACAGTCCTCAGAAATAGGAAGGGCAAGCAAACAGGCGGCATTGGCATTTCTGGGTAGGATGTACCTTAGTGAGGAAATGTTTACAGAAGCTTCTGAGGTCTATAAGCAAATTATCGATTTGGGAGACAATGAAATTGATCCTGACTACCAATCCTTGTTTAACCCCAATGGAGAAAATAGTACCGAAAATATTTTCAGCTCACAATTCACTCCGGGGCAGGCACCAAACGCTTTGCCGCAACATAGTTATCCGGCTATTGCTGGAGGATGGCATTTTGTCAATCCTCTGGGCAGCTTGACTGATGCCTATGGTTTTGATGACGGAAGCCCTCTTTCCTATGAGGACCCAAGGTTCAATTATGATAATATGGGAGAGAATAGGGATCCTCGATTTAGGTATAATTTCCTGTGGAACAACAGCACCTTTGGCTCAAATGTATATAACTGTCACCCTGATGCGGTCAGTTCGGTAGATCAGCTCACTTACTCAAAGCAAGCCACCAGAAGTGGGTATGGTCTAAGGAAGTTTTTTGACGAATCCTTTTCTGGAAATCTAAGGAATGACTATGGGGGAAATATTCCAATTATTCGATATGCGGAAGTATTGCTGAGCTATCTAGAAGCGGAGCTGGAAGCGGGAAACCCTATTACCCAGGAATTGCTTGACTTGACTATCAATGCGGTCCGTGGACGCGCTTCGGTGGGGCTTCCTCCGATTGAGGAGACCAATGCGGAGGCTTTACGTCCGATCTTGAGAAATGAAAGAAGGATAGAGTTGGCTTTTGAGGGGATACGCCTATGGGATATTTTTAGGTGGGAAATTGGTGGAGAAGTGTTGGTTGGGGATTTTTGGGGTGCTCCTTTTCCCGATTCTGAAAAATACGCCACTACCTCCAAGAAGCTCGACCCAGCCTATAGGTGGTATGTGACCTCCAAGAACTTTAGGCCCGGGGTGGATGACCAATGGCCTGTCCCAGAGACTGAGGTGAATATCAATCCTAATCTTGGCCAATAA